From Erigeron canadensis isolate Cc75 chromosome 5, C_canadensis_v1, whole genome shotgun sequence:
CACCCCATCTCTCCCCCCTAATttcaactaaaagaaaaaaaaaatgagagagAGATTgagaggagagagagagagagagagagagagagagagagagagagaagtgaGACTAGATGCGTGAGGATGGTCATCCTCACTCTCCTTCTCTCCCCCCTTGTCTCATCTTTCATGCTCTCTTGGGGGAGGGTTTCATGCGGTATCGTGTTATTTATGAGCTTTCTGAAGCTAATCTAGACTTTTCATACTAAAAAAGGAATTGGATTGTTCTTAGTGTGGTGTTGGTTTATTACTAataacatcttctttcaccaatGTGATTAGTCATGGTGGTGTTTAAGTACTTCATCCTAGATTAAATCCGATTATTAGGTATGGTACTAGGAACTATATAAGTCATATATAGTAGTATTATTGattcttattttgttttgactttttcatttttttttttttgatacacATCAACCGGTATCAAAGCATAAGCAAACCCGGGTTGtcttatatttatgtttttattcgTTTACTGTATCCTTCCAAAATCATTTCATGTCAATCTCTCCTAACATGACACTCCAATTATATGCTATTATGCATGCTTTAGATTAGTGGAGCCATTACTTGAGGCCAAAACAATTTGTTCTTCATCCTGACCATCAAGTTTGAGGCATGGCTAAAGCAAGTTCAATCCAGGACACGGAAGATGGGTAGAATTCCTCTAATCATTTACTTTTGCTTTAAAGTACAAAGCTCGAAGTTCTAACATTGTTGCAAATGCCCTCTCTCAAAGGAGAGTCCTAGGTTTTTCTTTCGAATTTTACTCGGATGATGTTGACTTATCTAAAGTGATTATGGAATGTGAAGAAAGAGCTTACGACTCATATGCGGTCCAAGATGCTCCTTTGTTCAAAAACAACAAACTTTGTGTTTCCAAGGGAACTCTAAGAGAGTTATTCCTTAGAGATGCCTAAGGAGGAGAGTTAGAAGGTTATTTTGGCATCAACAAGACCCTTGGCATTCTACACGAACACTTTTATTGGCCACAAATGGAACAACCATGGGAGGACATGGCCAAAGCAAGCTCTATCCAAGGCATGCAAAATGGGTAGATTTCTCCAATCATTTACTTTTGCTTTAAAAGTACAAAGCTCGAAGTTCTAACATCGTTGCATATGCCCTCTTAAGGAGATATGTCATATGCCATGGATACTATTCTTGGTGCAAGAGTCCTAGGTTTTTCTTTCGAACTGTACTCTGATGATGTTGATTTCTCTATAgtgattatgaaattgaaagaAAGAGCCTACAACCCATATGCTGTACAAGATGGTCTTTTGcacaaaaacaacaaactttGTGTTTCCAAGGGAACTCTAAGAGGGCTATTCCTTAAGAAGCCTAAGGAGGAGGGTTAGCAGGTGATTTTGGCATCAACCAGACCCTTGGCATTCTACACGAACACTTTTATTGGCCGTGAATGGAAAAACCACGGGAGGACATGGCCAAAGCAAGCTCAATTCAAGACATGCAAAATGGATAGAATTTCTACGGTCATTTACTTTTGCTTTAGAGTACAAAGCTCAAAGTTCCAACATTGTTGTAGATGCTTAAAAAGATATGCCATATGCCATGCTTACTATTCTTGGTGCAAGAGTCTTAGGTTTTCCTTTCGAATTGTACTCAGATGATGTTGACTTTTCTAAAGTGATTATGGAATGTAAAGAAAGAGCTTACGACCCATATGTTGCCCAAGATGATCctttaacaacaaattttgtGTTTCTAAGGGAACTCTAAGAGATCAATTCCTAAGAAAAGCCTAAGGAGGGGGGTTAGTAGGTTATTTTGGCATCAACAAGACCCACTGGCATTCTAGACGAACACTTTTATTGGCCATGAATGGAACAACCATGGAAGGACATGGCCAAAGTAGGATCAATCCAAAACATGCAAAATGGGCAGAATTTTGATACGAGCAGAAAGAAAGTCGGTGGTGAAGTGTCTAAGTTATAatacttatttaattatatttggtaattacTTTGGCTCAAGTTAGGTTACgtgatttttatgtttaaataaggcTGCCAGTCATTAGGGTTAGAGATGGAGATTATAATTGTGGTTTTTATAACTTAGGGGTTGTTGGAGCATTATACTAGATTATCTTTAATTAACAACGGATTACGGTTGGTTttgtttctctctttttttgTCTATCTTTGTAATTGCTTCGTATTATGTTGGTATTATCAATTGGTTACTGTTTTCTGGTGTGGTACATATCAAATTTCTCCAATCAATTACTTTAGCTTTAAAGACGAAGCTCGAAGTTCTACCGTGTTGTTGATTCCCTCTGAAGGAGATATGCAATGCTTACTATTGTTGGTGCAAGAGTGCTAGGTTTTTCTTTCATATTGTACATTTGTACCTAGATGGTATTGACTTACATAAAGTGATTATGGAAGGTAAAGAAGGAGCTTACGATACATAAAGTTATTGTATGCATCCACTCACGAGTATTCTTATCAAGTACTGACccatatatataagatatacgATTTACAATTGATGTACTGTCTAGGATTGCTTACGTGAATGCTTATCTGCctattttataatgaaaaaacaCTTCAAAATAATAAACCCAAACACGCCCTTACCATTAACATAATTGGTGGAACATATTTTGGTACCTGTAATTGTAAATCACAAACCAGACAGTACCAATTGATGCAATTTTATTTCTAAATCCGTGTATTCTATGAAGCCAACCATAATatctaaaacaaaaattacatgctTGTAAGCTCCAAAGACCATAAGGTCAAGACAGAACAAGCATAAGAGCCGTAAGGTCAACACAGAGCAAGCACGAGAGTCGTAAGATCGTATAAACAAACCATCTAAATCTCAGTCTAAATCATGGCTTTTTAGATTTATCATGAACAAAAGGGGAATCATGATATAGCACCCCAACTATTTCTGCATCATCCACTGCATTATATCTTTCCGAATCACTCCAACCCTTGCACTTTTTAACTCAAAAGTGTTGAAGTGTTTGTAGTGAGTACGACTTCCAGCTGGGTCTGCTGGCCTCATCATCATAGCACTAGTTGGGTACGCCGCATGCCAAATATTTCCTGAAGTGAACTGACGCTTACTAGAATCATGATTTTTGTTTCTCATATAAGTTATTCCGTAGCGCCGTGGAGGTGTTTGCTCGGAGGAGTCTTTGGTCAACTGCTTATTTGTGGGTTTGACTGGATCAGTCTTGGATGGGTCAGGTTTTGCTACACGTATCTGAGCAGCTGGTTTCATTTTATCCAGCCATCTAAGAATCCAATTACCAAGATTTCTACCAACTTCAATGTCTCTTTGTTGTACCTCGCGATGAACCTTTAGTGCCACATCAAAAATGGATCGTGTTTTTctatcatacaacaaacacagAAAAAAGCCATATCATTATTAGCAAGATTTATGAACTCATACAAACTCACTAACCCCGGTTACAACATTAATTCTATACTGCATCCAAAGAGATATCCTACTTAACTGTGATAAAGGAGTCAAGTAAAGTTAGATCCTGAACAAAATGTTGGCAACACAGGTATTTAGTGTCAGCTTCCAATCTCGAtgtaaaaagttacaaaattttgGTTTCCAGAGTATGTTTTGGCGTATAACTAATCAAGCGTTAATGTCAGGCTACAAACAATCTACAATATAAGCCTTCATTGACACATTATCAAACACAATGACTCTATTGGTGAGTAAAGCATATTTACAAACAGATcagagaataaagtaaaaacatagaaat
This genomic window contains:
- the LOC122600647 gene encoding uncharacterized protein LOC122600647: MVLWEITLGTAYFLGLKRTYKLALKIQRRLVKRPKFRQFLQRKTRSIFDVALKVHREVQQRDIEVGRNLGNWILRWLDKMKPAAQIRVAKPDPSKTDPVKPTNKQLTKDSSEQTPPRRYGITYMRNKNHDSSKRQFTSGNIWHAAYPTSAMMMRPADPAGSRTHYKHFNTFELKSARVGVIRKDIMQWMMQK